A genomic window from Lotus japonicus ecotype B-129 chromosome 1, LjGifu_v1.2 includes:
- the LOC130729137 gene encoding uncharacterized protein LOC130729137 isoform X1, producing the protein MFSLRSDPCPEWIYDVLLSYCVNDDSAKSFASLLYTTLTEAGVDVFKDDGKLRSGDQISYFSSVLHAIGVSRISIIVFSRNYAASQWCMEELEKIMECRRTISQRVIPVFYEVDPSDVFMQEGAFGEGFEDKLISWRAALSEANNILGLHSVDSSHHLLFSITFYRREHDEINKVVEDVMEDVKADLLAFRQSKDLVGIESRVQDVVRLLNSQQSQHPQILGIWGMAGIGKTTIAKEVFSRIGHGFEALVFLNNVRECTLEHGLLSLQHKLLSTIFETEELQLHSIESAKKILRERLHDRKILVILDDVNEPEQLNALCGSRDWFSSGSVIIVTTRDRRLLKTLGVDHVYRVPELDQIESLELFCWRAFSQASPGEDFVELSRKVVAYSGGLPLALKVTGRTVFGSDASEWKSLLPKLKRDLDHKLYRVLKSCFDDLDETAKVVGLDIACFYSGMDRNEVIQMYAFSAEVALQVLQDQSLLIINENNKLRMHVLLQHAGREFQKEKVLQKVALGKIYDVFLSFRGKDSRPKFVSHLHTSLENAGIYVFRDDDEIRRGDTISDSLLRSLRQSRICIVVLSKHYANSKWCMLELENIMEYRQTMGLVVVPVFYEVDPSDVRHQAGEFGKAFEDLITRTSLDEEDDTVQNCRTALLQVGGIAGVVIINSRNESEDVKKVVEDVTDLLGKTDLFVAEHPVGVEARIQDVIQLLHSHQSKAPLLLGIWGMGGLGKTTIVKAVYNQIRRDFEAKSFLLNVREVCEQNNGIVSLQQKLLSDIYKTTKIKIDNVESGRVELKRRLSQKKIFLVLDDVNRLDQLASLCGSCEWFGQGSRIIITTRDENIVSRAFGVELVYRIKEMDEKESLELFSWHAFKQPIPGEGYADLSRDVVEYCGGLPLALQVIGSFLLTRRRTTEWKNVLEKLKVIPNGEVMEKLKISFDGLSDDDIKEIFLHLAFFFIGMDQHDVIKILKDCEHFAEIGISVLVQQSLVTIDRKNRIGMHDLLRDMGREIVRKKSVDGGKEPSRLWHYQDLDFVLSKDTRKTDVQGLTLKSPEMDTTYNFEAKAFEKMDKLRLLQLAGVKIDGDYKYLSKDLRWLCWHRFPLKYTPTDFHQQSLVAIDFKYSNLEQVWKKSQLLKKLKFLNLSHSPNLRQTPDFSNLPNLEKLVLKDCSSLSSISHTIGNLNELVLLNLKNCTSLHSLPKSIYKLKSLKTLILSGCSKIDKLEEDIEQMESLTILVADNTAITRVPFAVVRSKSIGYISLCGYEGFSRDVFPSIIRSWMSPTNNILFQVQTSSMGMSSLDILYEQNSSSSGLFYALKDLQKLRRLWVKCDSEVQLNECVERILDALKITNCAELEATPSTSQVSNNSSALLDCHNQVRISGSKLSSTSLLIQMGMNCRVFNTLKETILQMSPIESGLLPSDDYPDWLTFNSDCSSVTFEVPQVDGRNLRTIMFIVYSSSPDNITSEGLKNVLMINCTKNTIQLYKKGALGSFNEEEWQKVVSNIEPGNKVKVVVFFEKEFIVKKTSVYLIYDVPTDQKTEHCHEPDKSVPVSGGDENDFSQPEGSNADPPPCLKKKKIKHKDTQKPIPNDIVEKFPEIPGGEAVYVYREADRNVPPETQGPQIPPSGIPTRTNIEVPSPPIENPLKEAAVSENEPLQNPFPKIVNPSGPTSEAQILDTLNEPTVQQQESPPCPSLNIKDYEKMLEDDPFQLMMKIISKEIHFSDTKQISTKTSESSTSTPLPMLINQLKELIFSVDLIEALPSNTFLSNQIRKVMDEIEVHQDKLKAYRDIGVGNFCYWYNDLTSTIDQIKNSKLFIFQLEADQEEIRQKLMKTRSKYDGAIAAVLMGASRRCEIKNEIQSLKQQISELEKEDALIIEEELKCEDQKRNIIEEIKVLSKEALEKGKETAALQKKKKKHESVLEALRKTYEEMKFKQTF; encoded by the exons ATGTTTTCCTTAAGATCTGATCCCTGTCCAGAGTGGATCTACGATGTCCTTTTGAGTTATTGTGTTAATGATGACTCTGCTAAATCTTTTGCATCACTTCTCTACACCACTCTCACAGAGGCTGGAGTTGATGTTTTCAAGGACGATGGCAAGCTTAGAAGTGGCGATCAGATATCATATTTCTCCTCAGTGCTTCATGCAATCGGAGTTTCTAGAATTTCCATCATTGTTTTCTCAAGAAACTATGCTGCATCTCAATGGTGTATGGAAGAGTTGGAAAAAATAATGGAGTGCCGCAGAACCATATCTCAGAGGGTAATCCCTGTATTCTATGAAGTAGATCCCTCTGATGTATTTATGCAAGAAGGTGCGTTTGGAGAAGGTTTTGAAGACAAATTGATAAGTTGGAGGGCAGCTCTCAGTGAAGCTAACAACATATTAGGACTTCACTCAGTGGATTCAAG TCACCACTTGTTATTTTCTATTACATTCTATAGGAGGGAACACGACGAGATCAACAAAGTAGTTGAAGATGTTATGGAAGATGTTAAGGCAGACTTGCTAGCCTTCAGACAATCGAAGGATCTAGTGGGGATAGAATCTCGTGTGCAAGATGTGGTTCGACTGCTGAACAGCCAACAATCACAACATCCACAAATACTAGGGATATGGGGTATGGCAGGGATAGGTAAAACAACCATTGCCAAAGAAGTTTTTTCTCGAATTGGTCATGGTTTTGAGGCTCTTGTATTCCTTAATAATGTCAGGGAATGCACACTAGAACATGGGTTGCTTTCTTTACAGCATAAGCTTCTTTCTACAATCTTCGAAACAGAAGAACTACAGCTACATTCAATTGAATCAGCAAAAAAGATACTGCGGGAAAGActtcatgatagaaaaataCTTGTTATACTTGATGACGTGAATGAGCCAGAGCAGCTAAATGCTCTGTGTGGAAGTCGTGACTGGTTTAGTTCGGGCAGTGTTATAATCGTCACCACAAGAGATAGGCGTCTACTCAAGACGCTTGGAGTTGACCATGTGTATAGAGTGCCAGAGCTGGACCAAATTGAGTCTCTTGAGCTTTTTTGTTGGCGTGCATTCAGCCAAGCAAGTCCTGGAGAAGATTTTGTTGAACTTTCCAGAAAAGTAGTTGCTTACTCTGGGGGATTGCCACTAGCTCTTAAAGTCACTGGGCGCACTGTGTTTGGAAGTGACGCATCAGAGTGGAAGAGTCTGTTACCCAAACTCAAAAGAGATCTCGATCACAAACTTTACCGAGTTCTAAAAAGTTGTTTTGATGATTTAGACGAGACAGCTAAAGTAGTAGGCCTTGATATAGCATGTTTCTATAGCGGGATGGACCGAAATGAAGTGATACAGATGTATGCATTTTCAGCAGAAGTTGCATTACAAGTTCTTCAAGACCAAAGccttttaattattaatgagAATAACAAGCTCAGAATGCACGTTCTGCTGCAACATGCGGGAAGAGAATTCCAAAAGGAGAAGGTGTTGCAGAAGGTTGCTCTG gGAAAAATCTACGACGTGTTCTTGAGTTTCAGAGGGAAAGACAGTCGCCCAAAATTCGTTTCACATCTCCATACCTCTCTCGAAAATGCTGGAATATATGTTTTCAGAGATGATGATGAAATTCGGCGGGGAGATACGATCTCAGACTCATTACTGCGAAGTCTCAGACAATCTAGAATTTGTATTGTTGTTCTGTCAAAACATTATGCTAATTCAAAATGGTGCATGCTAGAGTTGGAGAACATAATGGAATATCGCCAAACCATGGGTCTGGTGGTTGTGCCAGTGTTCTACGAGGTAGATCCCTCAGATGTACGTCATCAAGCAGGTGAGTTTGGAAAAGCTTTTGAGGATCTTATAACAAGAACCTCACTGGATGAAGAAGACGACACTGTGCAAAATTGTAGGACAGCACTCCTTCAAGTTGGTGGCATAGCAGGTGTTGTCATCATAAATTCCAG GAACGAAAGTGAGGATGTCAAGAAAGTAGTTGAAGATGTTACTGATTTGCTTGGCAAGACAGACTTATTCGTTGCTGAGCACCCAGTGGGGGTAGAAGCTCGTATTCAAGATGTGATTCAACTTTTGCATAGTCATCAATCCAAAGCTCCTTTGCTACTTGGGATATGGGGGATGGGGGGGCTGGGCAAAACAACCATTGTAAAAGCTGTTTATAATCAAATTCGTCGTGATTTTGAGGCTAAGAGCTTCCTCCTAAATGTCAGAGAAGTTTGCGAACAAAATAATGGTATAGTTTCTTTACAACAGAAGCTTCTTTCTGATATCTACAAAACAACCAAGATAAAGATAGATAATGTTGAATCAGGAAGAGTGGAATTGAAGAGAAGACTTAGCCAGAAGAAAATATTTCTTGTGCTTGATGATGTCAATAGATTGGACCAACTGGCTTCTTTGTGTGGAAGTTGTGAATGGTTTGGCCAAGGAAGTAGAATTATCATCACAACCAGAGATGAAAATATAGTCAGCAGGGCATTTGGAGTTGAGCTTGTATATAGAATAAAAGAAATGGATGAGAAGGAATCTCTTGAGCTTTTTAGTTGGCATGCATTTAAACAACCAATTCCTGGAGAAGGCTATGCTGACCTTTCAAGAGATGTAGTTGAGTACTGTGGGGGATTGCCGCTAGCTCTTCAAGTAATCGGGTCCTTTTTGTTGACTAGGAGGAGGACTacagagtggaagaatgtgctggAGAAACTCAAAGTGATTCCCAATGGTGAAGTAATGGAGAAGCTAAAAATAAGTTTTGATGGTTTAAGTGATGATGATATTAAAGAAATATTCCTTCACTTAGCTTTTTTCTTTATCGGGATGGACCAACATGATGTAATTAAGATATTGAAAGACTGCGAGCATTTTGCAGAAATTGGAATAAGTGTGCTTGTACAACAAAGCCTTGTAACTATTGATAGGAAGAACAGGATCGGAATGCATGATTTGCTACGAGACATGGGAAGAGAAATCGTCCGCAAGAAATCAGTAGATGGGGGCAAGGAGCCTAGTAGATTATGGCATTACCAGGATCTGGATTTTGTATTATCAAAAGATACT AGAAAGACAGATGTTCAGGGACTGACTTTGAAGTCTCCAGAAATGGATACAACTTATAACTTCGAAGCCAAAGCATTTGAGAAGATGGATAAACTTAGATTGCTTCAACTTGCTGGCGTGAAAATTGATGGAGATTACAAGTATCTTTCAAAAGATCTTAGATGGCTTTGCTGGCATAGATTTCCTTTAAAATACACACCAACAGACTTTCATCAACAAAGTTTAGTTGCCATTGACTTCAAATATTCCAATCTGGAACAAGTTTGGAAGAAGTCCCAG TTGCTGAAGAAGCTGAAATTTCTGAATCTTAGTCATTCTCCTAACTTGAGACAAACTCCAGACTTTTCAAACTTACCAAATCTTGAAAAGTTAGTACTTAAAGACTGTTCTAGTTTGTCTTCGATTTCTCATACTATTGGAAATCTCAATGAACTGGTTCTGCTAAATTTGAAGAACTGTACAAGCCTTCATTCACTTCCAAAAAGCATCTATAAGTTGAAGTCATTAAAAACTCTTATTTTGTCTGGATGTTCAAAAATTGACAAGTTGGAAGAGGATATAGAACAGATGGAATCTTTAACCATCCTGGTTGCAGATAACACTGCAATAACAAGAGTTCCCTTTGCTGTAGTGAGATCCAAAAGCATTGGATATATTTCTTTGTGCGGCTATGAAGGATTCTCACGTGATGTATTTCCATCAATTATACGATCTTGGATGTCTCCaactaataatattttattccaAGTTCAAACATCTTCTATGGGCATGTCATCCCTTGATATCTTGTATGAACAAAACAGTAGTTCATCAGGTCTATTCTATGCTCTAAAGGATCTTCAGAAGCTTCGACGCCTTTGGGTGAAGTGCGACTCAGAAGTTCAGCTGAATGAATGTGTAGAAAGAATTTTGGATGCACTAAAAATCACAAATTGTGCGGAATTAGAAGCAACACCAAGCACATCTCAAGTCTCAAACAATAGTTCTGCTTTACTTGATTGTCACAATCAAGTTCGCATTTCAGGGTCAAAACTTTCGTCGACTTCTCTTTTGATACAAATGGGAATGAACTGCCGTGTCTTCAATACTCTTAAAGAAACTATTTTACAG ATGTCCCCCATTGAGTCTGGTTTACTTCCCAGTGACGACTATCCTGATTGGTTAACATTCAATAGTGATTGTTCTTCTGTAACTTTTGAAGTCCCTCAAGTGGATGGGCGCAACTTGAGGACAATCATGTTCATTGTCTATTCTTCTTCCCCAGACAATATCACATCAGAAGGCCTGAAAAATGTGTTGATGATAAATTGCACAAAGAACACCATTCAGCTCTATAAGAAAGGTGCATTAGGATCCTTTAATGAAGAGGAGTGGCAGAAAGTAGTATCAAACATAGAACCTGGTAACAAAGTGAAGGTGGTTGTCTTTTTTGAGAAAGAATTCATTGTGAAGAAGACATCAGTTTATCTCATATATGATGTGCCAACTGACCAAAAGACAGAACACTGCCATGAGCCAGATAAGAGTGTTCCTGTTTCCGGTGGTGATGAAAAT GACTTTTCTCAACCTGAAGGTAGCAACGCTGATCCACCTCCTtgcttaaagaaaaagaaaatcaagCATAAGGATACTCAAAAACCAATTCCTAATGACATTGTTGAGAAATTTCCAGAG ATACCTGGAGGTGAAGCTGTATATGTTTATAGAGAGGCTGATCGAAACGTTCCCCCAG AAACTCAAGGTCCTCAAATTCCTCCTTCTGGTATTCCCACTCGAACCAACATAGAAGTTCCTTCTCCTCCAATAGAAAATCCACTCAAAGAAGCTGCTGTTTCTGAAAATGAGCCTCTTCAGAATCCATTTCCAAAGATTGTTAATCCTTCAGGTCCAACTTCTGAAGCTCAAATTCTTGATACTTTGAATGAACCAACTGTTCAACAACAAGAATCTCCTCCATGTCCCTCTTTAAACATAAAAGATTATGAAAAGATGCTTGAAGATGACCCCTTTCAACTTATGATGAAAATCATTTCGAAAGAGATTCATTTCTCTGACACTAAACAAATTAGCACCAAGACTTCTGAGTCTTCAACATCTACTCCTCTTCCCATGTTGATCAACCAACTGAAGGAGCTTATATTTTCAGTGGACTTAATCGAAGCATTACCGTCGAACACCTTTCTGAGCAATCAAATTCGGAAGGTAATGGATGAGATTGAGGTTCATCAAGATAAACTCAAAGCTTACCGAGATATAGGAGTTGGAAATTTCTGTTATTGGTACAATGATCTTACTTCAACCAtagatcaaataaaaaattcaaaactctTTATATTCCAACTTGAAGCTGATCAGGAGGAAATTAGACAAAAGTTAATGAAAACTCGAAGCAAGTATGATGGTGCTATTGCTGCAGTTTTGATGGGGGCTTCGAGACGTTGTGAAATCAAGAATGAAATTCAATCACTCAAGCAACAAATTTCTGAGCTTGAGAAGGAAGATGCTTTGATTATTGAGGAAGAACTTAAATGTGAGGATCAAAAGAGAAACATCATTGAGGAAATCAAAGTCTTATCTAAAGAGGCTCTTGAGAAAGGTAAAGAAACTGCTGCCCtccagaaaaagaagaagaagcatgaaTCTGTACTTGAAGCTCTTCGAAAGACTTATGAAGAGATGAAGTTCAAGCAAACTTTTTAG